One genomic segment of Bifidobacterium breve DSM 20213 = JCM 1192 includes these proteins:
- a CDS encoding SDR family NAD(P)-dependent oxidoreductase, giving the protein MATTTGKNIAIVTGSALGLGYELASQLIDKGWLVAGIDFNAERQAELTAQWPADSYRAYIGDITDEAFVKESVADIASLGHIDLLINNAGQPSFKVPTAYEAADIDKCLKGLKGMILWTVETLKVCGERDVKIAQIMSTAATRGNANESVYCATKWGEKGYTKSLQAAYKGTSVKVVAIYPGGIDTAFYRDSHDYVSEDKQHTFMQPGPLAEVILFNLINEANLTVTDIEINRNS; this is encoded by the coding sequence ATGGCCACCACAACAGGCAAGAACATCGCCATCGTCACCGGTAGTGCCTTGGGCCTCGGCTACGAACTAGCCAGCCAGCTCATCGACAAAGGCTGGCTCGTAGCCGGCATCGATTTCAACGCCGAACGCCAGGCCGAGCTCACCGCACAATGGCCCGCTGATTCCTACCGTGCCTACATCGGCGACATCACGGATGAAGCGTTCGTCAAGGAATCCGTGGCGGATATCGCCTCACTTGGCCACATCGACCTGCTTATCAACAACGCCGGTCAGCCCTCGTTCAAAGTACCCACCGCTTACGAAGCCGCCGACATCGACAAATGCCTCAAGGGTCTTAAAGGCATGATCCTGTGGACCGTGGAGACCCTCAAGGTCTGCGGCGAACGCGACGTGAAAATCGCCCAGATCATGAGTACTGCCGCCACACGTGGCAATGCGAACGAGAGCGTGTATTGCGCCACCAAGTGGGGCGAGAAGGGCTACACCAAGAGTCTGCAGGCCGCATACAAGGGCACCAGCGTCAAAGTGGTCGCCATCTATCCAGGTGGCATCGACACCGCCTTCTACCGCGACAGCCACGATTACGTTTCCGAAGACAAGCAGCACACCTTCATGCAGCCCGGTCCACTGGCTGAAGTCATCCTCTTCAACCTGATCAACGAGGCCAACCTCACCGTCACCGACATCGAAATCAATCGCAACAGCTGA
- a CDS encoding ABC-F family ATP-binding cassette domain-containing protein: MAIEAQGLEIQIGARTLLHPTNFHVAKGDKIGLVGRNGAGKTTLTRVITGDMLPTAGKVRVSGKLGYLPQDTHASDPTQTALDRMMSARDIATIINRIRKAEKEMTDPDPDVMTKAMNRYDKAMQDFDKAGGYAAQSEAISMATSLGLPQEVMEQQLGTLSGGQRRRIELARILFSDADTLILDEPTNHLDADSIEWLRGYLKKYEGGFLVISHSTELLDEVVNKVWHLDAQLGQIDMYSLSWKAYLHQRVVDEERRRREREVAEKKAERLMKQGIRLHAKASKAVAAQNMMRRAEKLLENTSEAQKAEKVADIRFPEPAPCGRTPIMAKDISKAYGSNIVFAGVNLAIDKGSRVVILGYNGAGKTTTLRLLAHIEEPDTGSVEYGHGCKIGYFAQEHDTLDLNATVLENLQHVAPELDNTQARSILGSFLFSGDDAMKPAHVLSGGEKTRLALATLVTSRANVLLLDEPTNNLDPASREEILKAIAKYEGAIVLVTHDEGAVEALNPERVLLMPDGDEDLWNDSYLDLVAEE; encoded by the coding sequence ATGGCGATCGAGGCACAGGGTCTGGAGATTCAGATCGGCGCGCGCACCCTGCTCCATCCCACCAATTTCCATGTGGCCAAGGGAGACAAGATTGGTCTGGTGGGCCGCAACGGTGCCGGCAAGACCACGCTGACCCGTGTGATCACCGGCGACATGCTGCCGACCGCCGGCAAAGTACGTGTTTCCGGCAAGCTTGGCTACCTGCCTCAGGACACGCACGCTTCCGATCCCACGCAGACTGCGCTCGACCGCATGATGAGCGCGCGTGACATCGCCACCATCATCAACCGTATCCGCAAGGCCGAGAAGGAAATGACCGACCCGGATCCGGACGTGATGACCAAGGCCATGAACCGTTACGACAAGGCCATGCAGGACTTCGACAAGGCCGGTGGCTATGCGGCACAGTCCGAGGCGATTTCCATGGCGACTTCGCTTGGCTTACCGCAGGAGGTCATGGAACAGCAACTTGGCACCCTGTCCGGCGGTCAGCGCCGTCGTATCGAACTGGCGCGAATCCTGTTCTCCGACGCCGATACGTTGATTCTCGACGAGCCCACCAACCATTTGGACGCGGACTCCATCGAATGGCTGCGCGGCTACCTGAAGAAGTACGAGGGCGGCTTCCTGGTCATCTCCCACTCCACGGAATTGCTGGATGAAGTGGTGAACAAGGTGTGGCATCTGGACGCGCAACTCGGCCAGATCGACATGTATTCACTGAGCTGGAAGGCCTATCTGCACCAGCGCGTGGTTGATGAGGAGCGTCGCCGCCGTGAGCGTGAAGTGGCGGAGAAGAAGGCCGAACGCTTGATGAAGCAAGGCATTCGTCTGCATGCCAAGGCCTCCAAGGCGGTGGCCGCGCAGAACATGATGCGCCGCGCCGAGAAACTGCTGGAGAACACCTCGGAGGCGCAAAAGGCCGAGAAGGTGGCGGATATTCGCTTCCCCGAGCCAGCACCGTGCGGTCGTACGCCGATTATGGCCAAGGATATTTCCAAGGCGTATGGTTCCAATATCGTGTTCGCCGGCGTGAATCTGGCTATCGACAAGGGCTCACGTGTGGTGATTCTCGGCTACAACGGCGCCGGTAAGACCACTACGCTGCGTCTACTGGCCCACATCGAGGAACCGGACACCGGTTCTGTGGAATACGGTCACGGCTGCAAAATCGGCTACTTTGCGCAGGAGCACGATACGTTGGATCTGAACGCCACTGTATTAGAGAACCTGCAACACGTGGCTCCCGAGCTCGACAACACACAGGCCCGTTCTATTCTCGGCTCGTTCCTGTTCTCCGGCGATGACGCGATGAAGCCGGCTCATGTGCTATCCGGCGGTGAGAAGACCCGTCTGGCCTTGGCCACGCTGGTCACCTCGCGCGCCAACGTGCTGCTACTCGACGAGCCCACCAACAACCTTGATCCGGCCTCCCGCGAGGAGATCTTGAAGGCCATCGCCAAGTACGAGGGAGCAATCGTGCTCGTCACCCACGATGAGGGCGCCGTCGAGGCTTTGAACCCCGAGCGCGTGCTGCTCATGCCTGACGGCGACGAGGACCTCTGGAATGATAGTTATTTGGATCTGGTTGCCGAAGAATAG